One genomic window of Tribolium castaneum strain GA2 chromosome 10, icTriCast1.1, whole genome shotgun sequence includes the following:
- the mGluR gene encoding metabotropic glutamate receptor isoform X1 has product MIVQQLLFSLLLYPAGSASIDLGPVSVSGDIILGGLFPVHKKGERTACSQQIYHRGVQRLEAMMFAIDRINSNPRILPNITLGVHILDTCSRDTYALNQSLQFVRASVNNIDTSALECVDHSIPRPRNNYTGPVFGVVGGSYSSVSLQVANLLGLFHIPQISPASTAKALSDKTRFEYFARTVPPDTFQSSALVDIVKSVNWSYVSTIYSEGSYGEYGIEVFHREAQERNVCIATAEKVPSTADDHAFDNIIMKLKKKVNARGVVLFTRAEDARRILQAAKRLNASHTFYWVASDGWGKQQKLVEGLEDVAEGAITVELQSDNIPGFDEYMMSLTPETNLRNPWFEQYWEDTFDCILEKNVPLITHTNFNVCKPELRLSQKVGYEQESKVQFVVDAVYAFALALHNLYRDLCKDYRKSGVCPAMTQYDGGDFYKKYLLNVSFTDLAGSPVKFDHRGDGLARYDILNYQRLINASGYHYRVVGKWFNSLELNLDHLVWNNNQTVPPTSACSLPCEPGMIKKQQGDTCCWICDKCEEYEYVFNEFTCKDCGPGYWPYEDKLSCYALELQYMRWDSPYALVPAAFSCLGILVTLMIIALFVKHNDTPLVRASGRELSYMLLFGILLCYLNTFALLARPTTETCITQRFGVGVGFSIIYGALLTKTNRISRIFDSASKSAQRPSYISPKSQVIITCTLIAVQILLTLVWMIVEPPGTRFYYPHRSQVILKCKIQDMSFLFSQLYNMVLITICTVYAVKTRKIPENFNESKFIGFTMYTTCIIWLAFIPIYFGTGNSYETQITTLCVATSMNATVALVCLYSPKVYIIVLHPDKNVRKLTMNSAAYKKYNSGPTSTYTASSTHKGGDPSETIPMQSVGPNTPSRSSCTAATTEPASDSVALL; this is encoded by the exons ATGATCGTGCAGCAACTGCTGTTCTCGCTCCTGCTATACCCTGCAGGGAGCGCTTCGATAGACTTAGGTCCAGTGAGCGTTTCAGGAGACATTATCCTCGGTGGCCTCTTTCCGGTCCACAAGAAGGGCGAACGGACTGCTTGCAGCCAACAGATCTACCATCGGGGCGTACAAAGGCTCGAAGCAATGATGTTCGCAATCGACCGCATCAACAGCAATCCTCGCATTCTCCCCAACATCACCCTAGGTGTCCACATCCTAGATACCTGCTCGAGAGACACTTACGCTCTCAATCAGAGCCTTCAGTTTGTCAGGGCCTCAGTCAACAACATTGACACTTCCGCCTTAGAATGTGTCGATCACTCCATACCGCGGCCTAGGAACAACTACACAGGACCGGTCTTCGGCGTCGTGGGGGGCTCCTACAGCTCGGTCTCCCTCCAAGTCGCCAATTTACTAG GCCTTTTTCACATTCCCCAAATATCGCCGGCGTCGACGGCCAAGGCGTTAAGTGACAAAACCCGATTCGAATATTTTGCAAGGACGGTTCCTCCGGACACTTTTCAATCTAGTGCATTAGTGGACATTGTTAAAAGTGTGAATTGGAGTTACGTATCAACCATATACTCCGAAGGGTCTTACGGAGAGTATGGGATTGAAGTATTTCATAGAGAAGCTCAAGAGAGAAACGTTTGCATCGCCACTGCTGAAAAAGTGCCAAGTACTGCGGACGATCACGCCTTCGATAACATTATTATGAAGTTGAAAAAGAAAGTCAACGCTAGAGGAGTTGTGCTCTTCACGCGGGCCGAAGATGCGAG GAGGATTCTACAAGCTGCGAAGCGTCTGAATGCTAGTCATACATTCTACTGGGTAGCGAGCGATGGATGGGGTAAACAACAGAAGTTAGTAGAAGGTTTAGAAGACGTAGCTGAAGGAGCTATTACCGTTGAGCTACAATCTGACAACATTCCGGGCTTTGATGAATACATGATGTCACTTACTCCAGAAACTAACCTCCGTAATCCCTGGTTTGAGCAATATTGGGAAGATACGTTTGATTGcatacttgaaaaaaatgtccCACTCATCACACATACCAACTTCAATGTTTGCAAGCCCGAGCTGCGGCTTTCACAGAAAGTTGG ATACGAGCAAGAAAGTAAAGTGCAGTTTGTGGTGGATGCAGTCTACGCGTTCGCTTTAGCACTCCATAATCTTTATCGTGACTTGTGCAAGGACTACAGGAAGTCCGGAGTGTGCCCCGCGATGACCCAATACGATGGTGGAGACTTCTATAAAAAGTATCTACTTAACGTCTCCTTCACCG ATCTCGCAGGAAGCCCCGTAAAATTCGACCATCGCGGCGACGGACTCGCCCGTTACGACATCCTCAACTATCAAAGACTAATAAATGCTTCGGGATACCACTACCGA GTAGTTGGAAAGTGGTTTAACTCacttgaattaaatttagacCACCTAGTTTGGAACAACAACCAAACTGTTCCTCCAACATCGGCCTGCTCGCTCCCTTGTGAGCCCGgaatgataaaaaaacaacaa GGCGACACATGTTGTTGGATATGCGACAAATGTGAAGAGTACGAATACGTGTTCAACGAATTCACATGTAAGGATTGCGGTCCTGGCTATTGGCCTTACGAGGATAAATTGTCCTGCTACGCGCTGGAACTCCAGTACATGCGCTGGGATTCCCCGTACGCGCTAGTTCCGGCGGCTTTTTCCTGCTTGGGAATATTAGTAACGCTGATGATAATAGCCCTCTTCGTAAAACATAACGACACGCCGTTAGTGCGCGCTTCTGGCCGGGAGTTGAGCTATATGTTGCTGTTCGGCATATTACTGTGCTATTTGAACACTTTTGCCCTGCTGGCGAGGCCCACCACCGAGACCTGCATCACCCAGAGGTTCGGGGTGGGCGTCGGATTTTCCATAATCTACGGGGCACTTCTCACAAAGACTAACCGAATCTCGAGGATATTTGATTCAGCGTCCAAATCTGCTCAAAGGCCCAGTTATATTAGCCCCAAGTCGCAGGTAATCATCACCTGCACTCTTATAGCCGTGCAAATTCTGCTCACCCTCGTCTGGATGATCGTCGAGCCGCCCGGCACCAGGTTCTACTACCCCCACCGAAGCCAG GTCATTCTCAAATGTAAAATTCAAGACATGTCGTTCTTGTTCTCCCAACTCTACAACATGGTCCTAATTACAATTTGCACCGTGTACGCGGTGAAAACCCGAAAAATTCCGGAAAACTTTAACGAATCgaaatttattggtttcacCATGTATACAACGTGCATTATTTGGCTCGCCTTCATCCCGATCTACTTCGGAACAGGAAATTCCTACGAG ACCCAAATCACCACATTATGTGTGGCTACTTCAATGAACGCAACAGTGGCCCTCGTCTGTCTCTATTCGCCCAAAGTATATATCATAGTACTACACCCGGACAAAAACGTGCGAAAACTGACAATGAACAGCGCAGCTTACAAGAAGTATAACTCGGGACCTACCTCTACTTACACGGCTTCTTCAACTCATAAAG
- the mGluR gene encoding metabotropic glutamate receptor isoform X2 has product MIVQQLLFSLLLYPAGSASIDLGPVSVSGDIILGGLFPVHKKGERTACSQQIYHRGVQRLEAMMFAIDRINSNPRILPNITLGVHILDTCSRDTYALNQSLQFVRASVNNIDTSALECVDHSIPRPRNNYTGPVFGVVGGSYSSVSLQVANLLGLFHIPQISPASTAKALSDKTRFEYFARTVPPDTFQSSALVDIVKSVNWSYVSTIYSEGSYGEYGIEVFHREAQERNVCIATAEKVPSTADDHAFDNIIMKLKKKVNARGVVLFTRAEDARRILQAAKRLNASHTFYWVASDGWGKQQKLVEGLEDVAEGAITVELQSDNIPGFDEYMMSLTPETNLRNPWFEQYWEDTFDCILEKNVPLITHTNFNVCKPELRLSQKVGYEQESKVQFVVDAVYAFALALHNLYRDLCKDYRKSGVCPAMTQYDGGDFYKKYLLNVSFTDLAGSPVKFDHRGDGLARYDILNYQRLINASGYHYRGDTCCWICDKCEEYEYVFNEFTCKDCGPGYWPYEDKLSCYALELQYMRWDSPYALVPAAFSCLGILVTLMIIALFVKHNDTPLVRASGRELSYMLLFGILLCYLNTFALLARPTTETCITQRFGVGVGFSIIYGALLTKTNRISRIFDSASKSAQRPSYISPKSQVIITCTLIAVQILLTLVWMIVEPPGTRFYYPHRSQVILKCKIQDMSFLFSQLYNMVLITICTVYAVKTRKIPENFNESKFIGFTMYTTCIIWLAFIPIYFGTGNSYETQITTLCVATSMNATVALVCLYSPKVYIIVLHPDKNVRKLTMNSAAYKKYNSGPTSTYTASSTHKGGDPSETIPMQSVGPNTPSRSSCTAATTEPASDSVALL; this is encoded by the exons ATGATCGTGCAGCAACTGCTGTTCTCGCTCCTGCTATACCCTGCAGGGAGCGCTTCGATAGACTTAGGTCCAGTGAGCGTTTCAGGAGACATTATCCTCGGTGGCCTCTTTCCGGTCCACAAGAAGGGCGAACGGACTGCTTGCAGCCAACAGATCTACCATCGGGGCGTACAAAGGCTCGAAGCAATGATGTTCGCAATCGACCGCATCAACAGCAATCCTCGCATTCTCCCCAACATCACCCTAGGTGTCCACATCCTAGATACCTGCTCGAGAGACACTTACGCTCTCAATCAGAGCCTTCAGTTTGTCAGGGCCTCAGTCAACAACATTGACACTTCCGCCTTAGAATGTGTCGATCACTCCATACCGCGGCCTAGGAACAACTACACAGGACCGGTCTTCGGCGTCGTGGGGGGCTCCTACAGCTCGGTCTCCCTCCAAGTCGCCAATTTACTAG GCCTTTTTCACATTCCCCAAATATCGCCGGCGTCGACGGCCAAGGCGTTAAGTGACAAAACCCGATTCGAATATTTTGCAAGGACGGTTCCTCCGGACACTTTTCAATCTAGTGCATTAGTGGACATTGTTAAAAGTGTGAATTGGAGTTACGTATCAACCATATACTCCGAAGGGTCTTACGGAGAGTATGGGATTGAAGTATTTCATAGAGAAGCTCAAGAGAGAAACGTTTGCATCGCCACTGCTGAAAAAGTGCCAAGTACTGCGGACGATCACGCCTTCGATAACATTATTATGAAGTTGAAAAAGAAAGTCAACGCTAGAGGAGTTGTGCTCTTCACGCGGGCCGAAGATGCGAG GAGGATTCTACAAGCTGCGAAGCGTCTGAATGCTAGTCATACATTCTACTGGGTAGCGAGCGATGGATGGGGTAAACAACAGAAGTTAGTAGAAGGTTTAGAAGACGTAGCTGAAGGAGCTATTACCGTTGAGCTACAATCTGACAACATTCCGGGCTTTGATGAATACATGATGTCACTTACTCCAGAAACTAACCTCCGTAATCCCTGGTTTGAGCAATATTGGGAAGATACGTTTGATTGcatacttgaaaaaaatgtccCACTCATCACACATACCAACTTCAATGTTTGCAAGCCCGAGCTGCGGCTTTCACAGAAAGTTGG ATACGAGCAAGAAAGTAAAGTGCAGTTTGTGGTGGATGCAGTCTACGCGTTCGCTTTAGCACTCCATAATCTTTATCGTGACTTGTGCAAGGACTACAGGAAGTCCGGAGTGTGCCCCGCGATGACCCAATACGATGGTGGAGACTTCTATAAAAAGTATCTACTTAACGTCTCCTTCACCG ATCTCGCAGGAAGCCCCGTAAAATTCGACCATCGCGGCGACGGACTCGCCCGTTACGACATCCTCAACTATCAAAGACTAATAAATGCTTCGGGATACCACTACCGA GGCGACACATGTTGTTGGATATGCGACAAATGTGAAGAGTACGAATACGTGTTCAACGAATTCACATGTAAGGATTGCGGTCCTGGCTATTGGCCTTACGAGGATAAATTGTCCTGCTACGCGCTGGAACTCCAGTACATGCGCTGGGATTCCCCGTACGCGCTAGTTCCGGCGGCTTTTTCCTGCTTGGGAATATTAGTAACGCTGATGATAATAGCCCTCTTCGTAAAACATAACGACACGCCGTTAGTGCGCGCTTCTGGCCGGGAGTTGAGCTATATGTTGCTGTTCGGCATATTACTGTGCTATTTGAACACTTTTGCCCTGCTGGCGAGGCCCACCACCGAGACCTGCATCACCCAGAGGTTCGGGGTGGGCGTCGGATTTTCCATAATCTACGGGGCACTTCTCACAAAGACTAACCGAATCTCGAGGATATTTGATTCAGCGTCCAAATCTGCTCAAAGGCCCAGTTATATTAGCCCCAAGTCGCAGGTAATCATCACCTGCACTCTTATAGCCGTGCAAATTCTGCTCACCCTCGTCTGGATGATCGTCGAGCCGCCCGGCACCAGGTTCTACTACCCCCACCGAAGCCAG GTCATTCTCAAATGTAAAATTCAAGACATGTCGTTCTTGTTCTCCCAACTCTACAACATGGTCCTAATTACAATTTGCACCGTGTACGCGGTGAAAACCCGAAAAATTCCGGAAAACTTTAACGAATCgaaatttattggtttcacCATGTATACAACGTGCATTATTTGGCTCGCCTTCATCCCGATCTACTTCGGAACAGGAAATTCCTACGAG ACCCAAATCACCACATTATGTGTGGCTACTTCAATGAACGCAACAGTGGCCCTCGTCTGTCTCTATTCGCCCAAAGTATATATCATAGTACTACACCCGGACAAAAACGTGCGAAAACTGACAATGAACAGCGCAGCTTACAAGAAGTATAACTCGGGACCTACCTCTACTTACACGGCTTCTTCAACTCATAAAG